In the Rhinoraja longicauda isolate Sanriku21f chromosome 40, sRhiLon1.1, whole genome shotgun sequence genome, one interval contains:
- the csdc2a gene encoding cold shock domain-containing protein C2a isoform X2, giving the protein MSSEQGETSPSQPPHMPRAPVSPPLLYYRDSLKSWERSHSLLGELPSPLPTKRTRTYSASARATLGPISKGKCKCFSRSQGHGFITPTKGKEDIFVHISDIEGEYVPVEGDEVTYKVCTVPPKNLKYQAVEVVITHLAPGTKHETWSGQIINS; this is encoded by the exons ATGTCGTCAGAGCAGGGAGAGACGTCACCCTCACAACCACCCCACATGCCTCGGGCACCTGTGTCCCCCCCTCTACTCTACTACCGAGACAGCCTCAAAAGCTGGGAGCGGAGTCATTCACTCCTGGGGGAGCTGCCTAGTCCTCTGCCTACCAAACGCACCCGCACCTACTCTGC GTCCGCGCGGGCAACGCTGGGCCCCATCTCCAAGGGCAAGTGCAAGTGCTTCTCCAGGTCGCAGGGCCACGGCTTCATCACCCCCACCAAAGGGAAAGAGGACATCTTCGTGCACATCTCCGA CATCGAGGGGGAGTACGTGCCGGTGGAAGGAGACGAGGTGACTTACAAGGTGTGCACCGTCCCGCCCAAGAACTTGAAGTACCAGGCAGTGGAGGTGGTCATCACCCACCTGGCCCCGGGGACCAAGCACGAGACGTGGTCCGGCCAGATCATCAACTCCTGA